Proteins from a single region of Paenibacillus sp. BIHB 4019:
- a CDS encoding CehA/McbA family metallohydrolase, which produces MKDAVYLDKSKRKYKGNLHTHTTWSDGSQEAEDVVAAFKAKGYDFISITDHDIYARTADYDTESFVVLPGMERGGLNLVPDEDPGYHFGVLDDPTMRPEKERFQHLQAFEVPIPWEGPQSPQKLIDEMKAHGNLVIFNHPEWHLTRFEDMVQYDGFFAVEIYNHATEWTPSSSYGAAYWDHALQNGKRVFGIAADDSHEHDQGSKISEYGGGWVCVEAEEPTQQGIITALKNGQFYSSSGPEIVDYRVENGVVHVECSPCQYIMFKAFPLRGPFLVERETGELMSSGSMKIKQGMQYIRVECVDEKGRIAWSNPIFVADLAEGK; this is translated from the coding sequence ATGAAGGACGCCGTGTATTTAGACAAAAGCAAAAGAAAGTACAAGGGGAATTTGCATACGCATACGACATGGTCAGATGGATCGCAGGAAGCGGAGGATGTTGTGGCTGCTTTCAAGGCTAAAGGCTATGACTTCATTAGCATAACCGATCATGATATTTACGCTCGAACGGCTGATTATGACACTGAATCCTTCGTCGTGCTGCCAGGCATGGAAAGAGGCGGCTTGAATTTAGTGCCGGACGAAGACCCAGGCTACCACTTTGGCGTGCTGGATGATCCGACGATGCGACCGGAGAAAGAGAGATTTCAGCATTTGCAAGCATTCGAGGTTCCCATTCCTTGGGAGGGGCCGCAATCCCCGCAGAAGCTGATTGATGAAATGAAGGCACATGGCAATCTCGTTATTTTCAATCACCCCGAATGGCATTTGACACGCTTCGAGGATATGGTGCAGTACGATGGATTTTTTGCAGTCGAAATTTATAATCATGCAACAGAATGGACACCAAGCTCTTCTTATGGGGCGGCCTACTGGGATCATGCGCTTCAAAATGGCAAGCGTGTGTTTGGCATCGCTGCTGATGACTCGCATGAGCATGACCAGGGCAGCAAAATATCTGAGTATGGTGGAGGCTGGGTATGTGTCGAGGCGGAGGAGCCTACGCAGCAAGGGATTATTACAGCCCTGAAGAACGGACAGTTTTATTCCAGCTCGGGTCCCGAAATTGTGGATTATCGTGTGGAAAATGGGGTTGTCCATGTGGAGTGCTCGCCCTGCCAGTATATTATGTTTAAAGCATTTCCGCTGCGCGGACCCTTTCTCGTGGAACGCGAGACGGGCGAGCTGATGTCCTCTGGAAGCATGAAGATTAAGCAGGGCATGCAATATATCCGGGTTGAGTGTGTGGACGAGAAGGGCAGAATAGCGTGGTCTAATCCAATCTTTGTGGCAGATTTGGCGGAGGGGAAATAG
- a CDS encoding CehA/McbA family metallohydrolase: MRDAVILDAERQKYKGNIHAHSVRSDGEYTIEQMREAYRSKGYHFMCLSDHEIYFHSDAYDTGDFIMLDGYEMACEMDRETTGQQYHLHGLLDRSLQAEKPLQHDEVHAKPDYENLDTIQQLIDDMRSKGNFVIMNHPEWSKNREEDLLQLEGYAAIEIYNHQSEIQEAVGYGISYWDYVLKRGKQVNAIAADDAHGGPTNMAVSEFYGGWIAVETERLEQQAIIEAMKAGRYYSSNGPSIYDLRMENDRLTVKCSPVQSIRFITFPHNGLAEMDPTGESITEAEYFIQNDEQYVRVECVDAAGKVAWSNPIYPKSEWQV; the protein is encoded by the coding sequence ATGAGGGATGCTGTTATTTTAGATGCTGAGCGTCAAAAGTATAAAGGCAACATTCATGCGCACTCCGTTCGCAGTGACGGGGAATATACGATAGAGCAAATGAGAGAGGCTTATCGTTCAAAAGGCTATCATTTTATGTGCTTAAGCGACCATGAAATATATTTTCACAGCGATGCGTATGACACCGGGGATTTTATTATGCTGGACGGCTATGAAATGGCATGCGAGATGGATCGTGAAACGACTGGCCAGCAGTATCATCTGCATGGGCTACTGGATCGCTCGCTGCAGGCGGAGAAGCCCTTGCAGCATGATGAGGTGCATGCGAAGCCCGATTACGAGAACCTGGATACGATTCAGCAATTGATTGACGACATGAGGAGCAAAGGCAATTTCGTCATTATGAACCACCCAGAATGGTCGAAAAATCGGGAAGAGGATTTGCTTCAGCTGGAGGGTTATGCAGCGATCGAAATCTATAATCACCAATCGGAAATTCAAGAGGCGGTAGGCTACGGCATATCCTACTGGGACTATGTCCTAAAACGAGGCAAGCAGGTCAATGCCATTGCGGCAGACGATGCCCACGGCGGTCCGACGAATATGGCCGTTTCCGAATTTTATGGGGGCTGGATTGCCGTAGAGACCGAGCGATTAGAGCAGCAGGCGATTATTGAGGCGATGAAAGCAGGGCGTTATTACAGCTCCAATGGTCCGTCCATTTATGATCTTCGCATGGAGAACGACAGGCTTACGGTCAAATGCTCCCCCGTGCAAAGTATTCGCTTTATTACCTTTCCCCACAATGGCTTGGCTGAAATGGACCCAACTGGCGAATCCATCACCGAAGCGGAATATTTCATTCAAAATGATGAGCAATATGTGCGAGTGGAATGTGTAGATGCAGCGGGCAAAGTTGCGTGGAGCAATCCGATCTATCCCAAATCCGAGTGGCAAGTATAG
- the phnW gene encoding 2-aminoethylphosphonate--pyruvate transaminase codes for MSNPYVLLTPGPLSTTLTVKEAMLKDWCTWDHDYKAIVQQIRQQLLEIGRASQEHYTALFMQGSGTFGVEAALGSVIPNDGKLLILQNGAYGKRMEDIAKVLHIPHASLEFEANEQIDPQAVERKLIEDTAITHVAMVHCETTTGILNPLEAVMEVIKRNHRIAIIDAMSSFGGIPIGVEELKIDFIISSANKCIQGVPGFSFMLCKREELMKCKGRARSLSLDLYDQWETMENDSGKWRFTSPTHVVHAFAQALEELAEEGGVEARHARYCTNQQIVVEGLALAGFTAYLPRELQSPIITTFLYPTHIPFEFEHFYSFLKLAGLVIYPGKLTDAQVFRIGNIGDVHAKDMEHLSEQILRYVGEVNYEN; via the coding sequence ATGAGCAATCCATATGTATTATTGACGCCGGGTCCCTTATCCACAACATTAACGGTCAAAGAGGCGATGTTAAAGGATTGGTGCACGTGGGATCATGACTATAAAGCCATTGTCCAGCAGATTCGCCAGCAGCTGCTAGAGATTGGCCGCGCATCTCAGGAGCACTATACGGCTCTGTTCATGCAGGGCAGCGGCACCTTTGGAGTTGAAGCGGCGCTTGGCTCTGTCATCCCGAATGATGGCAAGCTGCTAATTTTGCAAAATGGCGCCTACGGGAAGCGCATGGAGGATATAGCAAAGGTGCTGCATATTCCGCATGCATCCCTTGAGTTTGAGGCTAATGAGCAGATAGATCCTCAAGCCGTTGAGAGGAAGCTAATTGAGGATACAGCGATTACGCATGTCGCTATGGTCCATTGCGAGACGACGACCGGCATTTTGAATCCGCTGGAGGCGGTAATGGAGGTCATTAAGCGAAATCATCGAATCGCAATCATCGATGCCATGAGCAGCTTTGGCGGCATTCCGATTGGGGTAGAGGAGCTGAAAATCGACTTTATCATTAGCAGCGCAAATAAATGTATTCAAGGTGTTCCAGGCTTCAGCTTTATGCTTTGCAAAAGGGAGGAGCTTATGAAATGCAAAGGGAGAGCGCGCTCGTTATCGCTCGATTTATATGACCAGTGGGAGACGATGGAGAACGACTCCGGCAAATGGCGCTTTACTTCGCCAACGCATGTCGTACACGCATTTGCACAGGCACTAGAGGAGCTGGCTGAAGAAGGCGGTGTGGAAGCACGCCATGCAAGGTATTGTACCAACCAGCAAATCGTTGTAGAAGGGCTGGCGCTAGCTGGCTTTACGGCATACTTGCCGAGAGAGCTGCAATCTCCCATTATTACAACCTTCTTGTACCCGACGCATATCCCTTTTGAATTTGAACATTTTTATAGCTTTTTGAAGCTGGCTGGCCTTGTTATCTACCCTGGAAAACTGACAGACGCCCAAGTATTTCGAATCGGAAATATCGGGGACGTGCATGCCAAGGATATGGAGCATTTAAGTGAGCAAATATTACGTTATGTTGGAGAGGTCAATTATGAAAATTGA
- the phnX gene encoding phosphonoacetaldehyde hydrolase, giving the protein MKIEGVILDWAGTTIDYGCFAPVQVFMDVFEELGVPVTMEEVRVPMGQLKRDHIQSLLQMPRIEAAFQAKFGRSYTEADIDELHDQFEPRLLAILSQYGKPNPYVIETIRQLRQQGLKIGATTGYTSTMLSIVAKAAKEYGYEPDHWVTPDLVMDKGRPYPYMIYENMKQLGLCHHAQVVKVGDTISDIQEANSAGVWAIGIVKGSSMLGFTEAEAQQLTPEEERYIIAAVSKSYMEAGAHAVIEDMSELPAMIEQINERLMKEELPYAKPHQ; this is encoded by the coding sequence ATGAAAATTGAAGGCGTTATTTTAGATTGGGCCGGGACGACCATTGATTATGGCTGTTTTGCGCCCGTGCAGGTGTTTATGGATGTTTTTGAGGAGCTAGGCGTTCCAGTTACGATGGAAGAGGTTCGTGTTCCTATGGGGCAGCTCAAGCGGGATCATATTCAATCGCTGCTGCAAATGCCAAGAATAGAAGCTGCTTTTCAAGCGAAATTTGGACGCAGCTATACGGAGGCGGATATTGATGAGCTGCATGACCAGTTTGAGCCTAGATTGCTGGCTATCCTTTCGCAATACGGAAAACCAAACCCCTATGTTATAGAGACGATACGGCAGCTGAGACAGCAAGGCTTGAAAATCGGAGCGACTACAGGCTATACGTCTACCATGCTGTCCATTGTGGCGAAAGCAGCTAAGGAATACGGTTACGAACCTGATCATTGGGTAACACCCGATCTTGTGATGGACAAGGGCAGACCGTATCCCTATATGATTTATGAAAATATGAAGCAGCTTGGCCTTTGCCATCATGCGCAAGTCGTAAAGGTTGGCGATACGATTTCGGACATCCAAGAAGCGAATAGTGCTGGCGTATGGGCGATTGGCATTGTGAAGGGCAGCTCCATGCTGGGCTTTACGGAGGCAGAGGCGCAGCAGCTGACGCCAGAGGAAGAACGCTATATTATCGCTGCTGTGAGCAAGAGCTATATGGAAGCAGGAGCCCATGCCGTTATTGAGGACATGTCCGAGCTGCCAGCAATGATTGAGCAAATCAATGAACGTTTGATGAAGGAGGAGCTGCCTTATGCCAAACCGCATCAATAG
- a CDS encoding aspartate aminotransferase family protein — MPNRINSRIEGDINGTDARQAWQDEHLSKETLAVLEQDSKLFLHQSMSTPCLNAIVNAEGIYIEDQDGRKVIDFHGNSVHQVGYKNEYVMNAIMKQMQQLPFLPRRYTSQVAIQLAQKLVQLAPGDLNKVLFTPGGTSAIGIALKLARRATGKHKTISTWDSFHGASLDAISIGGEAVFRSGIGPLMSGTEHMMPYNSYRSIFGDGEAAAAKNLDYLSYMLEREDDVCAVILEPIRSTDVQIPTIAYMQRLRQICDDYGVLLILDEIPTALGRTGKMFVHEHYEIVPDIVVIGKGLGGGIFPMAGIIAREHLDIAGDISLGHYTHEKSAVGCAAALATIEYIEQENLLEHAQKMEQWLTLQLQELQRKYTVIGDVRVKGMLAAIELVSDRETKEKEVAGAEKVLYECLSRGLSFKVSGGNVITLVPPLMTTLPQMEVAITILDQALEQVFTK; from the coding sequence ATGCCAAACCGCATCAATAGCCGCATAGAAGGAGATATCAATGGAACGGATGCCCGTCAAGCTTGGCAGGATGAGCATCTAAGCAAAGAAACGCTTGCTGTACTCGAACAGGACAGCAAGCTTTTTCTTCATCAGTCTATGTCAACGCCATGCTTAAATGCCATCGTAAATGCAGAAGGCATTTACATTGAGGATCAGGACGGACGCAAGGTGATTGATTTTCATGGAAACAGCGTTCATCAGGTCGGCTACAAAAATGAGTATGTGATGAATGCCATCATGAAACAGATGCAGCAGCTGCCGTTTCTGCCGCGCCGATATACGAGCCAGGTTGCTATTCAACTGGCCCAGAAGCTAGTCCAGCTTGCGCCGGGAGATTTGAACAAGGTGCTGTTTACGCCAGGCGGCACTAGCGCAATTGGAATAGCGCTAAAGCTAGCCCGCAGGGCAACTGGCAAGCACAAAACGATATCGACCTGGGATTCCTTTCATGGCGCAAGCTTGGATGCGATATCCATTGGCGGCGAAGCTGTATTCAGAAGCGGGATCGGACCGTTAATGTCTGGTACGGAGCATATGATGCCCTACAACAGCTATCGTTCGATCTTTGGAGATGGAGAAGCCGCAGCAGCCAAAAATCTCGATTACTTAAGCTATATGCTGGAGCGGGAGGACGACGTGTGCGCGGTCATTCTAGAGCCGATTCGCAGCACGGATGTACAAATTCCTACCATTGCCTATATGCAGCGGCTGCGTCAAATTTGCGATGATTATGGCGTGCTGCTCATTCTGGATGAAATACCGACGGCATTAGGCCGTACGGGCAAAATGTTCGTTCACGAGCATTATGAGATTGTCCCGGATATCGTTGTTATTGGCAAAGGCTTAGGTGGCGGCATTTTTCCGATGGCAGGCATTATTGCGAGAGAGCATCTAGATATTGCTGGCGATATTTCACTCGGTCATTATACGCATGAGAAAAGCGCTGTAGGCTGTGCGGCAGCTTTGGCTACCATTGAATACATCGAACAGGAAAACCTGCTGGAGCACGCGCAAAAGATGGAGCAGTGGCTGACGCTGCAGCTTCAGGAGCTGCAGAGGAAGTATACCGTAATCGGCGATGTACGGGTAAAAGGCATGCTGGCGGCAATTGAGCTTGTATCTGATCGCGAGACGAAAGAAAAGGAAGTTGCAGGTGCCGAAAAGGTTCTCTATGAGTGCTTGTCCCGCGGATTAAGCTTCAAGGTGTCTGGAGGAAATGTCATTACGCTTGTTCCGCCATTAATGACAACCCTTCCACAAATGGAAGTAGCAATCACGATTTTGGATCAAGCACTTGAACAAGTGTTCACCAAATAA
- a CDS encoding extracellular solute-binding protein: protein MKRLALGLVSVMASTALLAGCGTGSNSGAAANSGTETSSNGAKMKEVVISVRENTWGARKDNFVEAEKRLNEQLKPENVQVKIDWWPGIGDDELILQAQANKVADVFINSSVDIGWQLNAGLIRDVDWVGTSDVFKNMPESYNNIMKYEDHYYGVIQDMDASPVFISRKALEGLGWTTTQIDELKARVDAGAFTFSELVDLADAAVKQKLVKVGFGVEDTRFEGWNYTFGNFNYSAEQNKMVLSKNTQKVYEFWQDAKQRGVVTEGIAEIDTDKAAELFIKGELFAEFARTEFYQVMRTQLGMEEDLAGYEAWFKENAIWIPVPSVEQGGKPVSYSNPAMIYVGPTVDDEKMPYVQKLIEHVLDPDLQVNHTLKSGKLPVTAAAQEDARFQQMSFYKDHAYLIEFTKTRPAQMDYAVYMKSFTLGIDAILTKGQTAAQAFELFQKDVKQNVPADSLIVE from the coding sequence ATGAAGAGGCTTGCACTTGGATTGGTTAGTGTAATGGCTAGTACCGCATTGTTAGCTGGATGTGGGACAGGCTCAAACTCTGGCGCTGCTGCAAATAGCGGTACAGAGACTTCCAGCAATGGGGCGAAAATGAAAGAGGTCGTGATTTCCGTACGCGAGAACACATGGGGAGCACGGAAGGACAATTTTGTAGAAGCAGAAAAGCGTTTGAATGAACAATTGAAGCCGGAAAACGTGCAGGTGAAAATAGATTGGTGGCCTGGTATTGGCGATGATGAGCTGATTTTGCAGGCACAAGCGAATAAGGTAGCAGATGTATTTATTAACTCCAGCGTGGATATTGGCTGGCAGCTGAACGCCGGGCTCATTCGTGATGTGGACTGGGTTGGAACGTCAGACGTGTTCAAAAATATGCCGGAGTCCTACAACAACATTATGAAATACGAGGACCATTACTACGGCGTCATTCAAGATATGGATGCTTCTCCCGTATTCATTAGCCGCAAAGCGCTGGAAGGCTTAGGCTGGACAACGACGCAAATCGATGAGCTGAAGGCTCGCGTTGATGCTGGAGCCTTCACATTCAGTGAGCTTGTGGATCTTGCAGATGCGGCTGTTAAGCAAAAGCTGGTTAAAGTGGGCTTTGGCGTTGAGGATACAAGGTTTGAAGGCTGGAATTATACATTCGGCAACTTTAATTATAGTGCGGAACAGAACAAGATGGTACTGTCGAAAAATACGCAGAAGGTTTATGAGTTTTGGCAAGATGCTAAGCAGCGCGGCGTCGTTACGGAGGGAATTGCCGAGATTGATACGGACAAGGCTGCCGAGCTGTTCATTAAAGGCGAATTGTTTGCCGAATTTGCCCGTACTGAATTTTATCAAGTGATGCGTACACAACTTGGCATGGAAGAGGACTTGGCTGGCTATGAAGCATGGTTTAAGGAAAATGCGATCTGGATTCCGGTTCCGTCGGTCGAGCAGGGAGGAAAGCCTGTATCCTACAGCAACCCTGCGATGATCTATGTGGGACCTACTGTGGATGATGAGAAGATGCCTTATGTTCAAAAATTGATTGAGCATGTGCTGGATCCGGACCTGCAGGTTAATCATACGCTTAAGAGCGGCAAGCTGCCGGTAACAGCGGCAGCGCAGGAGGATGCCCGCTTCCAGCAAATGAGCTTCTATAAAGATCATGCTTATTTAATCGAATTTACGAAAACGCGTCCAGCCCAAATGGATTATGCGGTCTATATGAAATCCTTTACGCTTGGCATTGATGCCATTCTGACGAAAGGGCAAACCGCCGCACAGGCCTTTGAATTATTCCAAAAGGATGTAAAGCAAAACGTGCCAGCGGACAGTCTCATTGTAGAATAA
- a CDS encoding sugar ABC transporter permease, with translation MEIPVTSAKTAYKKPFAKKVYPYLFIMPFALLVLVFFILPAIATIIMSFTDLNASMKINFVGFDNFKRIFSDYSMPQILWNTVIFAVITLVFSLIFGLFISIATQYFLKGKLTAVIYRVLWLIPSSIPAVVYVTFWKYLFDPTEGGLINKFLLLFQPDSDPVSWFTKIAMAIVIIATIVSTTSGGMILLSAAISSIPEDLYKAAKVDGASEKSVITKIILPSLKWPLMYITISDLIGFVSSYFFILLLTNGGPMRDTTTLSLYAYQQAFHLKYYGYGAALSLLVVLISLILTLWLLRLFDFDEMIKPSRIED, from the coding sequence ATGGAGATCCCGGTAACTTCAGCCAAGACAGCTTACAAGAAACCTTTTGCCAAGAAAGTGTACCCCTATTTATTCATTATGCCCTTTGCCCTTCTGGTGCTGGTCTTTTTTATTCTTCCGGCTATTGCGACCATTATAATGTCCTTCACCGATTTAAATGCATCGATGAAAATCAACTTTGTTGGCTTCGATAATTTCAAGCGCATATTTTCCGATTACAGCATGCCGCAAATTTTATGGAACACCGTTATATTTGCTGTGATTACGCTCGTGTTCTCTTTGATTTTTGGTTTGTTTATATCGATCGCCACCCAGTACTTCTTAAAGGGCAAATTGACGGCAGTCATTTATCGTGTCCTATGGTTAATTCCGAGCAGCATTCCTGCAGTTGTATATGTAACGTTCTGGAAATATTTATTTGATCCGACGGAGGGCGGGCTGATCAATAAATTTCTGCTCTTATTCCAGCCAGACAGCGATCCCGTCTCTTGGTTTACGAAAATCGCGATGGCCATTGTAATCATTGCTACAATTGTATCTACAACTTCAGGAGGCATGATTTTATTATCTGCTGCAATCAGCTCGATACCTGAAGATTTGTATAAGGCTGCGAAAGTAGATGGAGCAAGTGAAAAATCGGTCATCACTAAAATCATCCTTCCATCTTTAAAATGGCCGTTAATGTATATTACGATATCCGATCTTATTGGCTTTGTGTCCTCCTATTTCTTCATCCTGCTGCTGACGAATGGCGGACCTATGCGCGACACGACGACGTTATCTTTATATGCGTACCAGCAGGCCTTTCATTTAAAATATTATGGCTACGGCGCCGCTCTTTCGCTTTTGGTTGTGCTGATCTCGCTTATTTTGACCTTATGGCTGCTGAGGCTGTTCGATTTCGATGAAATGATAAAGCCATCACGGATTGAAGATTAG
- a CDS encoding carbohydrate ABC transporter permease, with amino-acid sequence MSTTIVKRLLVHTYLLLFTMPIIGMIIWYFLAATFNGTTGQFSLENFNFVKEPVEYAGVRLPAIWPIVLNTLVYSFLIVLIEIGIAVPAAYAFSRLDFKGKLAAMKFLFLMRSFPGITLIIATFFILVQMGLVNTYLGVILVAITGSLPGRVYIMKGFFDEVPWDLEWAAMVDGCSRFRALMKVLVPYVLPGIGAIAVFAFLGAYGEWFLFKLFIFDDNMLTLAGYLSRLVTKENVIMNYGLITAIGLFYTIPLIVFYIFTQKIFLKVNLGGAKQV; translated from the coding sequence ATGTCGACAACGATAGTAAAAAGGCTGCTCGTGCACACGTATCTGCTGCTCTTCACGATGCCTATTATCGGCATGATTATATGGTATTTTCTTGCAGCCACCTTTAATGGCACGACAGGCCAATTTTCGCTTGAAAACTTCAATTTTGTTAAGGAGCCAGTCGAGTATGCGGGCGTTCGTCTTCCGGCGATTTGGCCCATTGTTCTAAATACATTAGTCTATTCATTTCTTATTGTATTGATTGAAATCGGCATCGCTGTTCCTGCTGCGTATGCGTTCTCTCGGCTCGATTTTAAAGGAAAGCTGGCCGCCATGAAGTTTCTGTTTCTTATGCGCTCCTTTCCGGGCATCACGCTCATTATCGCTACGTTTTTCATATTGGTTCAAATGGGTCTGGTAAATACGTACTTAGGCGTTATCCTCGTTGCTATAACGGGCTCCTTGCCAGGCAGAGTGTATATTATGAAAGGTTTCTTCGACGAGGTGCCGTGGGATTTGGAATGGGCGGCGATGGTAGATGGCTGCTCAAGATTTCGAGCGCTTATGAAGGTACTCGTTCCCTACGTCTTGCCGGGCATCGGGGCAATTGCTGTTTTTGCCTTTTTAGGCGCCTATGGCGAATGGTTTCTGTTCAAGCTGTTTATATTCGATGACAATATGCTGACGCTCGCTGGCTATCTGTCGCGGCTCGTAACGAAGGAAAATGTCATTATGAACTATGGATTGATTACTGCGATTGGTTTGTTTTATACAATTCCGCTAATCGTGTTTTATATTTTTACCCAGAAAATATTCCTGAAGGTGAATTTGGGAGGAGCAAAGCAGGTATGA
- a CDS encoding ABC transporter ATP-binding protein codes for MISLVNIVKNYDGKQNGGRAVDGLNLEIAKGEFVALLGPSGCGKTTTLMMLAGLLKPTSGEIYFKDKLVNHVEPKDRNIGMVFQSYALYPHLTVRDNIAFPLRERKMAKKDAYERALQTSKILQIDHLLDRKPSQLSGGQQQRVAMARALSKDPEILLLDEPMSNLDARLKLDVRDEIRKIQRKLGVTTIIVTHDQEEALAISDRVAILNGGKIQQYAPPSELFNHPYNLFVASFLGNPPMNLIEGIVEQREDRQWVKTELFELEIPQSRRLEEQHIGKAVKLGIRPHDLYIPEQPSETSINLEIDLIEHLGSGQLVKMTDRAGQSDMMIRLLTDNEKRLKERETVSIDIRPDKIHLFDMTDEGRNLLQFQ; via the coding sequence ATGATTTCTCTTGTAAATATTGTGAAAAACTATGATGGCAAGCAAAATGGAGGCCGAGCGGTTGACGGATTGAATCTCGAAATCGCAAAGGGCGAATTTGTCGCGCTGCTAGGCCCTTCAGGCTGTGGAAAGACGACTACGCTAATGATGCTGGCAGGGCTGCTCAAGCCAACCTCCGGAGAAATTTATTTTAAGGATAAGCTGGTCAATCATGTGGAGCCGAAGGATCGAAATATCGGAATGGTGTTCCAATCCTATGCGCTGTATCCTCATTTGACGGTTCGAGACAATATTGCGTTTCCGCTTCGCGAGCGAAAAATGGCTAAGAAGGACGCCTACGAGCGTGCTTTACAGACGAGCAAAATATTGCAAATCGATCATCTGCTCGATCGCAAGCCGTCGCAGCTGTCAGGCGGACAGCAGCAGCGTGTCGCCATGGCGCGCGCGTTATCCAAGGACCCGGAAATTTTGCTGCTGGATGAGCCCATGTCCAATTTGGATGCCCGGTTAAAGCTGGATGTACGGGATGAAATTCGAAAAATCCAGCGCAAATTAGGCGTAACGACTATTATTGTCACGCATGACCAAGAGGAAGCTTTGGCCATCTCTGATCGGGTAGCCATTCTAAATGGCGGAAAAATTCAGCAATATGCCCCTCCAAGCGAGCTATTCAATCATCCATATAACCTGTTCGTCGCAAGCTTTCTAGGCAATCCGCCTATGAATTTGATTGAGGGCATAGTGGAGCAAAGAGAGGATCGGCAGTGGGTAAAGACAGAGCTGTTCGAGCTGGAGATCCCTCAGTCGCGCAGGCTGGAGGAGCAGCACATAGGAAAGGCGGTCAAGCTGGGCATACGTCCGCATGATCTGTACATTCCCGAGCAGCCAAGTGAGACATCGATTAATCTCGAAATTGATCTGATTGAGCATCTAGGCAGCGGGCAGCTCGTTAAAATGACGGATCGGGCTGGACAGTCCGATATGATGATTCGCCTGCTGACCGATAACGAGAAGCGGTTAAAGGAGCGGGAGACGGTCTCGATTGATATCAGGCCGGATAAAATCCATTTGTTCGATATGACAGATGAAGGGCGCAATTTATTGCAGTTTCAGTAG
- a CDS encoding histidinol-phosphatase HisJ family protein has protein sequence MTIPNLLIDQHVHSSYSPDSSSKLEELVRYSLALGKPAVVTTDHLEYDCKYFKQNVLIDWKSYKQEAEELAQRYKMEIRKGIEVGYRSDYKDVINGYLAQQPFDVILLSAHNDGTLDFSEKAYHDLPIQQRLKHYFRHVREAVDQMDNFDIVAHLDYVARYTTYPVEEQDIAACKPILYDILKLIIEKQKVLELNTTGLYRQGWIHPHPYILGMYVEMGGRAVSIGSDAHQVGHLEQGFAEAIELLQSLGLREVVQFKGRVPYTVSI, from the coding sequence ATGACAATACCTAATCTTTTAATCGATCAGCATGTGCATTCCTCCTATTCGCCAGACTCCAGCTCAAAGCTGGAGGAGCTAGTGCGATATTCGCTTGCGCTGGGAAAGCCGGCTGTCGTAACGACAGACCATTTAGAGTATGATTGCAAATATTTCAAACAAAATGTTCTCATTGATTGGAAGAGCTACAAGCAAGAAGCGGAAGAGCTGGCGCAGCGCTATAAGATGGAAATTCGCAAAGGCATTGAGGTCGGCTATCGGAGCGATTATAAAGACGTCATAAACGGCTATTTGGCTCAGCAGCCGTTTGATGTCATTCTGCTTTCGGCGCATAACGATGGCACCCTCGATTTTTCCGAAAAAGCCTATCATGATCTGCCGATTCAGCAAAGGCTTAAGCATTATTTTAGGCATGTAAGAGAGGCTGTCGACCAGATGGACAATTTTGATATCGTTGCCCATTTGGATTATGTCGCGAGATATACGACCTATCCGGTTGAGGAACAAGATATAGCGGCTTGCAAGCCTATTTTGTATGATATTTTAAAGCTGATTATTGAAAAGCAAAAGGTGCTGGAGCTGAACACAACCGGACTATATCGCCAAGGCTGGATTCATCCGCATCCTTATATTCTGGGCATGTATGTGGAAATGGGAGGCAGAGCGGTGTCCATTGGCTCAGATGCCCATCAGGTAGGGCATTTAGAGCAAGGCTTCGCAGAAGCGATAGAGCTGCTGCAAAGCCTGGGCCTTCGAGAGGTTGTGCAATTTAAGGGGAGAGTGCCATATACGGTGTCTATTTAG